In Humulus lupulus chromosome 7, drHumLupu1.1, whole genome shotgun sequence, the following are encoded in one genomic region:
- the LOC133788517 gene encoding vicilin-like seed storage protein At2g28490, which translates to MGRFRLTLLVLMLVLSYGALGILGYDEDEDRSRERERKSEEEREEEREDERGELPFILKDSKHVMKTDAGELRVVRSSVSRFAEGPLRIGFISMEPKTLFLPQYLDSDLTIFIRRGEVKLGFIYKDELAERKLKTGDVYRISSGSAFYLVNTGEGQRLHIICSFDTSESLRFEAFQSFFLGGGTNPTSVLSGFDSDILENAFNVTHAELKEILSSQQEGPIVYIPDSRSPRTWAKFLQLKQDDKLQHLKKIVEFHQGEDEEEEDQEKKQKTTWSWRKLLDSVFANRDKKTKDYKGRGKSPDSYNLYDGKKGFKNNYGWSIALDETSYSPLRKSGCGVYLVNLTAGSMMAPHLNPKATEYGIVLRGTGMIQVVYPNGTSAMNTEVKEGDVFWIPRYFPFCQIASRAGPMEFFGFTTSARKNRPQFLVGASSILRAMRGPELAAAFGTTEERLRNLTEIQRESVILPTSAASPPVKLPKLAKSFGE; encoded by the exons ATGGGAAGATTCAGATTGACCCTTCTGGTTCTGATGCTTGTGCTGAGCTATGGAGCACTAGGAATATTGGGATATGATGAAGATGAAGACCGGAGTAGGGAGAGGGAAAGGAAGAGCGAAGAGGAAAGAGAAGAGGAAAGGGAGGACGAAAGAGGAGAGCTGCCCTTCATATTGAAGGACTCAAAGCATGTGATGAAAACTGACGCAGGGGAGTTGAGAGTGGTTCGGAGCTCTGTTAGCAGATTTGCCGAAGGACCATTGAGAATTGGGTTCATCTCCATGGAGCCAAAGACCCTTTTTCTCCCTCAGTATCTTGATTCTGATTTGACCATCTTTATTCGCAGAG GAGAAGTAAAACTAGGTTTCATATACAAGGATGAATTGGCTGAAAGAAAATTGAAGACCGGAGATGTGTATCGGATTTCATCTGGCTCGGCATTTTATCTTGTGAACACAGGAGAAGGGCAGAGACTTCATATCATTTGCAGCTTTGACACCTCTGAGAGTTTGAGATTTGAAGCTTTTCAG TCTTTCTTCCTCGGTGGAGGAACGAACCCAACATCTGTACTCTCGGGATTCGACTCCGACATTCTTGAGAACGCATTTAAC GTTACACATGCAGAACTTAAGGAGATTTTAAGCAGCCAACAAGAAGGTCCAATAGTATACATACCAGATTCTCGATCACCAAGAACGTGGGCGAAATTTCTTCAGTTGAAACAGGATGACAAACTACAGCACCTTAAAAAAATTGTGGAATTTCATCAAggagaagacgaagaagaagaagaccaagAAAAAAAGCAGAAAACAACTTGGTCCTGGAGAAAGCTTCTGGATTCTGTATTCGCAAATAGAGATAAGAAAACAAAAGACTACAAAGGCAGAGGAAAATCCCCTGACTCTTACAACCTATATGATGGCAAAAAAGGCTTCAAAAACAACTATGGCTGGAGCATCGCACTCGACGAAACTTCCTATTCCCCACTCAGAAAATCCGGCTGCGGGGTCTATCTCGTCAATCTCACAGCG GGATCGATGATGGCTCCTCACCTAAATCCAAAAGCTACGGAGTACGGAATCGTGCTAAGAGGAACCGGGATGATACAGGTCGTGTACCCGAACGGGACGTCGGCCATGAACACGGAGGTGAAAGAAGGGGACGTGTTCTGGATCCCAAGGTACTTCCCGTTCTGCCAGATCGCGTCTCGGGCCGGTCCAATGGAGTTTTTCGGGTTCACAACCTCGGCTCGGAAGAACCGGCCCCAGTTTCTGGTCGGGGCTAGTTCGATCCTCCGAGCCATGAGAGGCCCGGAGCTGGCGGCGGCTTTCGGTACGACCGAAGAGAGGCTAAGGAACTTGACCGAAATTCAGCGTGAATCTGTGATCCTGCCGACGTCCGCGGCTTCTCCTCCGGTGAAGCTGCCCAAGCTCGCAAAGAGCTTTGGGGAATAA